A part of Melittangium boletus DSM 14713 genomic DNA contains:
- the yajC gene encoding preprotein translocase subunit YajC: protein MADSYLVLAQAAGGPGGAWNIAFFIGLFAIMYFMMIRPQQKQLKTHRELISSLKKGDEVVTQGGIIGRIQVVAEREVTLEVASGTRIRVLKTSVAGRYAAGESASAAKIEDKKEEK, encoded by the coding sequence GTGGCTGACAGCTATCTAGTCCTGGCTCAGGCGGCGGGTGGACCCGGCGGCGCGTGGAACATCGCGTTCTTCATCGGTCTGTTCGCCATCATGTACTTCATGATGATCCGCCCGCAGCAGAAGCAGCTCAAGACGCACCGCGAGCTCATCTCCAGCCTGAAGAAGGGGGATGAGGTCGTCACGCAGGGGGGCATCATCGGGCGCATCCAGGTGGTGGCCGAGCGCGAGGTGACGCTCGAGGTCGCCAGTGGCACGCGCATCCGTGTCCTCAAGACGTCGGTGGCGGGACGGTACGCGGCGGGTGAGTCCGCCTCGGCCGCGAAGATCGAAGACAAGAAGGAGGAGAAGTAA
- the tgt gene encoding tRNA guanosine(34) transglycosylase Tgt — translation MGEPREEKGDTRVPPSLVRYELLHEDASGTRARRGRLHTPHGMVETPIFMPVGTVGSVKGVGPDELLTLDAQIILGNTYHLMLRPGDDLVGEMGGLHRFISWDRPMLTDSGGFQVFSLSEKRKITEEGAAFQSHLDGRKLLLTPERSIEIQETLGADIIMAFDECPPSTESRAYLEKSLARTTRWLHRCVKAWRRERSSLFGIVQGGMDPQLRKAHAEEVCAVDLPGYALGGYAVGETPEAMYEGVAYSAPLLPRDKPRYLMGVGTPVDLINCVEQGVDMFDCVLPTRCARNGLLFTTEGKLVIRNATWAKDPRPVDPACSCYTCRTFSRAYLRHLFVAGEILAMRLNTLHNLHYFLTLMKQVREAIAEDRYASFARDFREKARAQEAERTRTK, via the coding sequence ATGGGAGAGCCGCGCGAGGAGAAGGGAGATACCCGGGTGCCGCCGAGCCTGGTGCGCTACGAGCTGTTGCACGAGGACGCCTCGGGCACGCGCGCGCGCCGGGGCCGGCTGCACACGCCGCATGGGATGGTGGAGACCCCCATCTTCATGCCCGTGGGCACGGTGGGCAGCGTCAAGGGCGTGGGACCGGATGAGCTGCTGACGCTCGATGCTCAAATCATCCTCGGCAACACCTACCACCTGATGCTCCGGCCGGGAGATGACCTGGTGGGGGAGATGGGCGGCCTGCACCGCTTCATCTCGTGGGATCGCCCCATGCTCACCGACAGCGGGGGCTTCCAGGTGTTCAGCCTCTCGGAGAAGCGGAAGATCACCGAGGAGGGCGCCGCCTTCCAGTCCCACCTGGACGGGCGCAAGTTGCTGCTCACGCCCGAGCGCTCCATCGAGATTCAAGAGACGCTCGGCGCGGACATCATCATGGCCTTCGACGAGTGCCCGCCGTCCACCGAGAGCCGGGCCTACCTGGAGAAGTCCCTGGCGCGCACCACGCGCTGGCTGCACCGGTGCGTGAAGGCCTGGCGCCGCGAGCGCTCCTCGCTCTTCGGCATCGTGCAGGGCGGCATGGATCCGCAACTGCGCAAGGCGCACGCCGAGGAGGTGTGCGCGGTGGACCTGCCGGGTTACGCGCTCGGGGGCTACGCGGTGGGGGAGACGCCCGAGGCCATGTACGAGGGCGTGGCGTACTCGGCGCCCCTGCTGCCCCGCGACAAGCCGCGCTACCTCATGGGGGTGGGCACGCCCGTGGATCTCATCAACTGCGTGGAGCAGGGCGTGGACATGTTCGACTGCGTGCTGCCCACGCGCTGCGCCCGCAACGGGCTGCTCTTCACCACCGAGGGCAAGCTCGTCATCCGCAACGCCACCTGGGCCAAGGATCCCCGGCCGGTGGACCCGGCGTGCTCCTGCTACACCTGCCGCACGTTCAGCCGCGCCTACCTGCGCCACCTCTTCGTGGCGGGGGAAATCCTCGCCATGCGGCTCAACACCCTGCACAACCTCCACTACTTCCTGACCCTGATGAAGCAGGTGCGCGAGGCCATCGCCGAGGACCGCTACGCCTCCTTCGCCCGCGACTTCCGGGAGAAGGCCCGGGCCCAGGAAGCCGAGCGGACGCGGACGAAATAG
- the queA gene encoding tRNA preQ1(34) S-adenosylmethionine ribosyltransferase-isomerase QueA, giving the protein MSSLLSDYDFALPEAQIAQTPLATRDASRLLVVSRASGAWTHRHFAELPGLLREGDLLVVNDARVIPARLLGSKADTGGRVELLVVRPASSTLTSHALGGDAEALEWICLGQASKGLKPGARLSFSGGLAAEVLEALGGGEYRVRFLAAPGTSLAEVLNQAGRLPLPPYITRAPEAADAERYQTVYARASGAVAAPTAGLHFTDAIFQALAARGIQRVEVTLDVGPGTFLPVREENLEKHRMHPERYFVPEATARAVNAAKAEGRRVVAVGTTVVRTLESAWDAAAGSLREGPGETEIFIRPGFDFRAVDVLLTNFHLPRSTLVVLVSALLGRERTLAAYREAVAAGYRFFSYGDAMLVTE; this is encoded by the coding sequence CTCCCTGCTCTCCGACTACGACTTCGCGCTGCCCGAGGCGCAGATCGCCCAGACGCCGCTCGCGACCCGTGATGCATCGCGACTCCTCGTGGTGAGCCGTGCCTCGGGCGCATGGACCCACCGCCACTTCGCCGAGCTGCCCGGCCTGCTGAGGGAGGGGGATCTGCTCGTCGTCAATGACGCGCGCGTCATCCCCGCCCGGCTCCTGGGCTCCAAGGCGGACACGGGAGGCCGGGTGGAACTGCTGGTGGTCCGCCCCGCGTCCTCCACGCTGACGTCACACGCCCTGGGCGGTGACGCCGAGGCGCTGGAGTGGATCTGCCTCGGTCAGGCGTCCAAGGGCCTCAAGCCCGGAGCGCGCCTCTCCTTTTCCGGGGGGCTCGCCGCGGAGGTCCTGGAGGCGCTTGGAGGAGGGGAGTACCGGGTGCGCTTCCTGGCGGCGCCGGGCACGTCCCTCGCCGAGGTGCTGAACCAGGCGGGCCGGCTGCCCCTGCCGCCCTACATCACCCGGGCCCCCGAGGCGGCCGATGCCGAGCGCTACCAGACGGTGTACGCGCGGGCCTCGGGCGCGGTGGCGGCACCCACGGCGGGGTTGCACTTCACGGACGCGATCTTCCAGGCGCTCGCGGCCCGGGGCATCCAGCGCGTGGAGGTGACACTGGACGTGGGGCCCGGCACCTTCCTGCCCGTGCGCGAGGAGAACCTGGAGAAACACCGGATGCACCCGGAGCGCTACTTCGTGCCCGAGGCCACGGCTCGGGCGGTGAACGCCGCGAAGGCCGAGGGGCGCCGGGTGGTGGCGGTGGGCACGACGGTGGTGCGCACGCTGGAGTCGGCGTGGGACGCCGCGGCGGGCTCGCTGCGCGAGGGGCCGGGCGAGACGGAGATCTTCATCCGCCCCGGCTTCGACTTCCGGGCGGTGGACGTGCTGCTCACCAACTTCCACCTGCCGCGCTCCACGCTGGTGGTACTGGTGAGCGCGCTGCTCGGGCGTGAACGCACCCTGGCGGCCTACCGGGAGGCGGTCGCCGCCGGCTACCGGTTCTTCTCGTACGGCGATGCGATGCTGGTGACGGAGTAG